Proteins from one Leptonema illini DSM 21528 genomic window:
- a CDS encoding STAS domain-containing protein, which translates to MVKAEMEGNILVIQVEEQRVDMVIARRFREMLAEQIKEHPRQIILDLTRASYFDSSALGALVAFLKDIRAYGGHLVLCNLSRSLLALLKLSKLDLLFDIKGSIEEAKSYMKSSVTG; encoded by the coding sequence ATGGTAAAGGCAGAGATGGAAGGCAACATCCTGGTCATACAGGTCGAAGAACAGCGCGTCGATATGGTCATCGCCAGGCGGTTTCGCGAAATGCTGGCCGAACAGATCAAGGAGCATCCGCGGCAGATCATCCTCGACCTCACACGGGCGAGCTATTTCGACAGTTCCGCCCTCGGAGCTCTTGTGGCCTTTTTGAAAGACATCCGGGCCTACGGCGGTCATCTCGTGCTCTGCAACCTCTCGCGTTCTCTACTCGCGCTGCTGAAGCTGTCCAAGCTTGATCTGCTCTTTGATATTAAAGGCAGTATTGAAGAGGCGAAGTCTTACATGAAATCGTCCGTTACGGGCTGA